TGCAAGACGCCCTCGAAGTGCGCGCGGCACGCGAAGAGGCGCTGCACGCGGCGCGCATCGAACTGGACGATCTCACCGCGCGGCTGCGTCAGGCCGACGAGCAGCGTCTGCAGACGGAGCGGTCGCTCCAGCCGCTGCGCGACAAGATCAACGAATTGCAGTTAAAGGAGCAGGCGGCGCGCATCAACGGCGAGCAGTTCGCCGAGCAGTTGCAGGCCGCGGGCGTCGACGAAGCCGAATTGCAGGCGAAGCTCACGCCCGACATGAAGCCGTCGTATCTGCAAGGCGAAGTCACGCGCCTGAACAATGCGTTGATCGCGCTCGGGCCGGTCAACATGGCCGCGCTCGAAGAACTGGCGGCCGCGACCGAGCGCAAGCACTTCCTCGACGCGCAATCGGCCGATCTGAACGACGCCATCGGCACGCTGGAAGACGCGATCCAGAAGATCGACCAGGAAACGCGCGCTTTGCTGCAAGGCACGTTCGACGAAGTGAATCGCCACTTCGGCGACCTGTTCCCGCGTCTTTTCGGCGGCGGGCAGGCGAAGCTCATCATGACGGGCGACGAAATTCTCGATGCCGGCGTGCAGGTCATGGCGCAGCCGCCCGGCAAGAAGAATTCGACGATTCACCTGCTCTCGGGCGGCGAAAAGGCGCTCACCGCGACGGCGCTCGTCTTCGCGATGTTCCAGCTGAATCCCGCGCCGTTCTGTCTGCTGGACGAAGTGGACGCGCCGCTCGACGACGCGAACACGGAACGCTTCGCCAACCTCGTGCGGGCCATGTCGAGCAAGACCCAATTCCTCTTCATCTCGCACAACAAGATCGCGATGGAGATGGCGCAGCAACTGATCGGCGTCACGATGCAGGAGCAGGGCGTGTCGCGCATCGTCGCGGTGGATATGGAATCCGCCGCGGGATTCGCGCAAAACGGCTGACCCGGTTTTATGAATGAAGGCCGGACGCGGAGCCGGCCAGGCGCGCAGGCGCGGAGTGGCGTGCATCGGATGCGCGCGACAGATCGCGCGGCGCTTCGTAACTCAAAAGAATGATGGAGCGTGCATGGACGAGTTGACACTCGGATTGATCGGAGCGGGAGCTGTCGTGGTCGGCGGCGTGGTGGTGTACAACGCGTGGCAGAGCGCGAAAGTGCGGCGCAAGATGCCGCGCCCGATGCCCGACGAAGCCGCCGATGCGCTCGCGCGCCAGGAAACCGACGACGAGCAGCCGTTCATCGAGCCGGTGCGCCCCGCGCGGCGCGAGCCCGTCGCGGGCGGCGGCGCGGGCGATGCGCAGGAAGACGCGCGCGTCGAACCCAGCTTTGGCGGCGTCCCTGTGTCGACCGAGGCTGCGGCGGTCACGCCTGCCGTCGCGCCGGCGGATACCCCCGTCGATCTTCAGGCGGAAGCGACCTCCGCGAACGGCATCGCCGATGAACCCGCGGTCGTCGAGGAAGACGAGCGCAGCGAGCCGGTCATGCCCGCCGCCACGACCATTTCGTCGACGCCGCCCGCTGTCGTCGACCGGCGCATCGACTGCGTGGTGCCGATCCGGCTCGCCGCGCCCGTGGCCGGCGACCGCGTGATTCCGCTCGCGCAGCGGCTGCGTCGCGCAGGCACGAAGCCCGTGACCATCGAAGGCAAGGCCGAAGGCGAGAGCACGTGGGAGCTGTTGCGCCACGGCGTGCGCTACGAGGAACTGCGCGCGGCCGCGCAACTCGCCAATCGCAGCGGTCCGCTGAACGAACTCGAGTTCTCGGAGTTCGTCACGGGCGTGCAGCGTCTCGCCGACGCCATCGACGGCGCGCCCGAGTTTCCCGACATGATGGAAACCGTCGGCATGGCGCGCGAGCTCGACGCGTTCGCCGCCCAGTGCGACGCGCAGCTGTCCATCAACATTCTCTCCGACGGCGCGCCGTGGTCCGCGAACTACGTGCAGGCGGTGGCCTCGCAGGACGGCTTGCTGCTGTCGCGCGACGGCACGCGCTTCGTCAAGCTGGACGCGAAGCAGAATCCGGTGTTCATGCTCCAGTTCGGCGACACCAATTTTTTGCGCGACGACCTCACGTACAAGGGCGGCCAGATGATTACGCTGGTGCTGGACGTGCCCGTCGCCGACGAAGACATCTTGCCGTTCCGCCTGATGTGCGATTACGCGAAGTCGCTGTCCGAGCGCATCGGGGCGCGCGTGGTCGACGATCAGCGTCGCCCGTTGCCGGAATCGGCGCTGCTCGCCATCGAGAAACAACTGATGACGCTGTACGCGAAGCTGGAGCAGGCGGGCATGCCGGCCGGTTCGCCCGCCACGCGCAGGTTGTTCAGCCAGTAAGCGCTTCGTTCGTAGCTGCATGTCGTGTTGCGATTGCGCCCCGCTTCGGGGCGCTTTCCGTTGGTACGCGCCGCCACATGCGCGCATGGCCTAGACCGTTCGGCCGATGCCGCGACGACCGTTCTTCTGAGACAATCGAACGGTCGGTTCAACTGACTCATTTCATTCCTCGAACGCCGCATGTCCGCAAAAACGAAAGCCGAATCCGCCGCCACCGCCAAGTCGCTCGCGCCCGTGCCCAGCGCCGACCGGCCGGAGGAGCGCGCCGCGTGGCTGCGCGCGGAACTGGAGCGCGCGAACTACGCGTACTACGTGCTCGACCAGCCGGATTTGCCCGACGCCGAATACGACACGCTCTTCAAGGAATTGCAGGGCATCGAGGCGGCGCATCCGGAACTCGTCACGCCGGATTCGCCGACGCAGCGCGTGGGCGGTCAGGTCGCCGAGGGCTTCGCGCCGGTCGTCCACGACGTGCCGATGCTGTCGCTCAACAACGGCTTTGCGGACGAAGACATCGCCGCGTTCGACAAACGCGTGTCCGACGCGCTCGGCCATGCGCCGGTGCAGTACGCGTGCGAGCTGAAATTCGACGGGCTGGCAATCTCCTTGCGCTACGACGACGGCCGCTTCGTGCAGGCGTCGACGCGTGGCGACGGCGCGACCGGCGAGGACGTGACGGCCAACGTGCGGACCATCCGGTCGATCCCGCTGACGCTGAAAGGCGCGAACGTGCCGAAGCGTCTCGACGTGCGCGGTGAAGTGCTGATGTTCAAGCGCGACTTCGACCGCCTGAACGCCCGCCAGCGCGACGCCGGACAGCGCGAGTTCGCGAATCCGCGCAACGCGGCGGCGGGAAGCCTGCGCCAGCTCGACCCGAAAATGACGGCGCAGCGGCCGTTGTCGTTCTTCGCGTACGGCATCGGCGTGCTCGAAGGCGCCGAGATGCCCGACACGCACGCGGCGCTGCTCGACTGGTACCGTGAGATGGGGCTGCCGGTCAACGCCGAGCGCGGCGTGGTCGATGGCGCGGAAGGCTTGCTCGGTTTCTTCCGCAAGACCGGCGAGAAGCGCGACAAGCTGCCGTACGACATCGACGGCGTCGTGTACAAGGTCAACCGGCGCGACGAGCAGGACAAGCTCGGCTTCGTCTCGCGCGCGCCGCGCTTTGCGCTCGCCCACAAGTTCCCGGCGCAGGAGGCGCTGACGCAACTCGTGGCCATCGACGTGCAGGTCGGCAGAACGGGCGCGATCACGCCGGTGGCGCGGCTTGCGCCGGTGTTCGTCGGCGGCGCGACGGTGACCAACGCGACGCTGCATAACGAAGACGAAGTGCGCCGCAAGGACATCCGCATCGGCGATACGGTGACCGTTCGCCGCGCGGGTGACGTGATTCCGGAAGTCGTCGGCGCGATCCTGGAACGTCGTCCTGCCGACGCCCGCGAGTTCGTCATGCCGACGGAATGCCCGGTCTGCGGCTCGAAAATCGAGCGCCTGCCGGACGAAGCCGTGGCGCGCTGCACGGGCGGGCTTTTCTGTCCGGCGCAACGCAAGCAGGCGCTGTGGCATTTCGCGCAGCGCCGCGCGCTCGACATCGACGGTCTCGGCGAGAAGATCATCGATCAGTTGGTGGAGCAGAATCTCGTGCGCACGCCTGCGGATCTGTTCAATCTCGGCTTTTCGACGCTCGCGGCGCTCGACCGCTTCGCCGACAAGTCAGCGCAGAATCTGCTGGATTCGCTCGAGAAGGCGCGGCACACGACGCTGCCACGCTTCATCTATGCGCTCGGCATCCGGCATGTCGGCGAATCGACGGCGAAGGATCTCGCGAAGCACTTCGGGTCGCTGGATCCGATCATGGCGGCATCGGTCGAACAGTTGTTGGAGGTCAATGATGTCGGGCCGGTCGTCGCTGAAGCGATTCATAACTTCTTCAGCGAAGCGCACAACCAGCATGTGATCGAGCAGTTGCGCGCCAAGGTGTCGTGGCCGGAAGGGCCGCCCGCGCCGAAAGCGCCGCAGGGGGCGCTGGCCGGCAAGACGGTCGTGCTGACGGGCACGTTGCCCACGCTCTCGCGCGAGGAAGCAAAGGAAATGCTGGAGGCGGCCGGCGCGAAGGTGGCCGGTTCCGTCTCGAAAAAGACCGACTACGTGGTGGCGGGCGCCGAAGCGGGCAGCAAACTCGCGAAGGCGGAGGAACTCGGGGTTCCCGTCGTCGACGAAGACGGCATGAAGAAGCTATTGGAAGGAGTCACTCCATGATCCGGGAAATTCTCAAGATGGGCGATCCGCGTCTTTTGCGTATCGCGCAGCCTGTCGAACACTTCGACACGCCGGAACTGCACACGCTCGTGCAGGACATGTTCGACACGATGCGCGACGCGAACGGCGCGGGACTCGCCGCGCCGCAGATCGGCGTCGATCTGCAGGTGGTCATCTTCGGCTTCGGCCACAACGAGCGTTATCCAGACGCGCCGCCCGTGCCGGAGACCGTGCTCATCAATCCGATCATCACGCCCAACGGGCACGACATGGAGGAGGGCTGGGAAGGGTGTCTTTCGGTGCCGGGCCTGCGCGGCGCGGTGCAGCGGTTCTCGATGATCCGCTACCAGGGCTTCGATCAGTACGGCAACGCGATCGAACGGCTCGCGGAGGGCTTTCATGCGCGCGTCGTGCAGCATGAGTGCGATCATCTGATCGGCAAGCTGTATCCGATGCGCATCACCGATTTTTCGAAGTTCGGCTTCACCGAAGTGCTTTTTCCGGGCCTCGACCCGGCGCGCGACGACTGAGCCGGCCGATTCTCGCGCCGCCCAAGAAAAAACCCGCTTGCTGCAAGCGGGTTTTTTTCGTTCAGGCCAACGTTTCCGAATCGCGCGTGGTGTCCGGTTGGCGAAAGAGCGCGACGTGCTTGGGATTGGCCGAGCCTTGCAGACGGCCGTCGGGCAGGCGCGCGAACACCATCTCTCCGATGCCGGGGCTCGTCACGACGACTTCATCGCGCAGGGCGAGCAGGGCTTCGAGCCGTCGTCGGCCGCTCACGATTTCAAGACCGGTTTCTGTCGCACGAACGATGATCTCAACTGACATGGCCATTCTCCTTGAAGCGTTGATGCTGATTGCCGTTATTCCGATGCCCGTCCTCGACGCGTTGAGGCTGTCAAAAGTTCTCGGACATTCCGTACCTAACGGACATTTGACCGATTTTCTTTAGCCTAAATGTGAACAAAATAAAACGGCGCGATCGATAAGCGATCGCGCCGTTTTCGGGCTTCGGATGTCGCGTTTTCGCGACGTGTGACGAATCAGAAGGTCTCGTTGGGTGCGAGATAACGCCACTGGCCGGGCGGCAGCGCCCCGAGCGTCACGCGTCCCATGCGGATACGCTTCAGGCCGACGACTTCCAGCCCGACGAGTTCGCACATGCGGCGAATCTGACGCTTCTTGCCTTCGCGCAGCACGAAGCGAAGCTGCTCGCCGTTTTGCCAGCTGACCTGCGCGGTCTTGAGCGGCACGCCGTCGAGTTCCAGACCGTGACGCAGCAGCGCGAGTTGTTCGGCGGGCAGGTGTTGGTCGACGTCGACGGTATGCTCGCCGTAACGCACGCGCACGAGGTACTCCTTGTCGACTTCGGAGTGCCCGCCGATCAGTTGCTTCGCGATGCGGCCGTCCTGCGTCAGCACGAGCAGGCCGGTCGAGTCGATATCCAGACGGCCCGCCGGCGCGAGCGTGCGCAGA
The Caballeronia sp. M1242 DNA segment above includes these coding regions:
- the ligA gene encoding NAD-dependent DNA ligase LigA codes for the protein MSAKTKAESAATAKSLAPVPSADRPEERAAWLRAELERANYAYYVLDQPDLPDAEYDTLFKELQGIEAAHPELVTPDSPTQRVGGQVAEGFAPVVHDVPMLSLNNGFADEDIAAFDKRVSDALGHAPVQYACELKFDGLAISLRYDDGRFVQASTRGDGATGEDVTANVRTIRSIPLTLKGANVPKRLDVRGEVLMFKRDFDRLNARQRDAGQREFANPRNAAAGSLRQLDPKMTAQRPLSFFAYGIGVLEGAEMPDTHAALLDWYREMGLPVNAERGVVDGAEGLLGFFRKTGEKRDKLPYDIDGVVYKVNRRDEQDKLGFVSRAPRFALAHKFPAQEALTQLVAIDVQVGRTGAITPVARLAPVFVGGATVTNATLHNEDEVRRKDIRIGDTVTVRRAGDVIPEVVGAILERRPADAREFVMPTECPVCGSKIERLPDEAVARCTGGLFCPAQRKQALWHFAQRRALDIDGLGEKIIDQLVEQNLVRTPADLFNLGFSTLAALDRFADKSAQNLLDSLEKARHTTLPRFIYALGIRHVGESTAKDLAKHFGSLDPIMAASVEQLLEVNDVGPVVAEAIHNFFSEAHNQHVIEQLRAKVSWPEGPPAPKAPQGALAGKTVVLTGTLPTLSREEAKEMLEAAGAKVAGSVSKKTDYVVAGAEAGSKLAKAEELGVPVVDEDGMKKLLEGVTP
- a CDS encoding cell division protein ZipA C-terminal FtsZ-binding domain-containing protein, whose product is MDELTLGLIGAGAVVVGGVVVYNAWQSAKVRRKMPRPMPDEAADALARQETDDEQPFIEPVRPARREPVAGGGAGDAQEDARVEPSFGGVPVSTEAAAVTPAVAPADTPVDLQAEATSANGIADEPAVVEEDERSEPVMPAATTISSTPPAVVDRRIDCVVPIRLAAPVAGDRVIPLAQRLRRAGTKPVTIEGKAEGESTWELLRHGVRYEELRAAAQLANRSGPLNELEFSEFVTGVQRLADAIDGAPEFPDMMETVGMARELDAFAAQCDAQLSINILSDGAPWSANYVQAVASQDGLLLSRDGTRFVKLDAKQNPVFMLQFGDTNFLRDDLTYKGGQMITLVLDVPVADEDILPFRLMCDYAKSLSERIGARVVDDQRRPLPESALLAIEKQLMTLYAKLEQAGMPAGSPATRRLFSQ
- the def gene encoding peptide deformylase, with amino-acid sequence MIREILKMGDPRLLRIAQPVEHFDTPELHTLVQDMFDTMRDANGAGLAAPQIGVDLQVVIFGFGHNERYPDAPPVPETVLINPIITPNGHDMEEGWEGCLSVPGLRGAVQRFSMIRYQGFDQYGNAIERLAEGFHARVVQHECDHLIGKLYPMRITDFSKFGFTEVLFPGLDPARDD